From Eremothecium sinecaudum strain ATCC 58844 chromosome III, complete sequence:
GGTCTGGTTGTTGAACATATCCAGGCTTTCCCTGATGACTATCATCATGTGAACGAAGTGGCGCAAACCAAATCTTTACAGATTTTCACGCCACGGGAAGAGGGGAAGCACTTGATCAGTGATCTTCTAAGCCAGCAGTTATCTACGGAAAAGATGCTCGAATTGGAGGAGCTGCCGCGCCGTGCTGGCGGTAGTGCCGGTAGCTCGGAGCGCGGTCTGCTGGGCGGAAAGCGGTTATCCGTGACAATATTATGATATGATTTGCACGTGGAATGGCTTCTGGTTGATTTACTAGCTGGCACTGGTTACCATGGGGGCCGTTGAGTGCGTATTTTTTGGGTTGTAGACATTTCAAGGGAGTAAAaagatttttttttttttcaacTATTAAAGTTCTCTCCGTTTAAGTATGCTGATATGAAGTGAGCTTTTTCTTAGGTGCCTCCAAGCGCAATTTCTATTTGTGAATGGGAGATGGATTGCACCTTTAGGTTTGCATAAAAATACAAAACACCGAAAAAAATAATTTTTCTCTTTAGTATTCACTTATTCGAGTAGTTTTATGGCTAATTTAGTAATCTGGACTGTGCatctatatatatatataccTATATATGTATTTTAGAAAGCACTTTATTTTCCATGAGCCTGCGCTGCATTATTCTTCTGCTTTGACGTTCTCCGTAGTTTCTGCGTTCCTTGTAAGCCCACGGCGCACGGCTAGAACGCTGTCTACAATAACTGCATCTACCCCTGCATCCATCTGGATCCGCGCAGTCTCTGGGTCATTATTTTCGGCACCGTAAGTAACACAAACAAGTCCATTGGATTTAACAATCTGCGCCAATCTTGGAGCAATCTTAATTGGGGCCGCAGCGGAAACTATACCTAAAAGATCCCACCGATGGGCGAATAAAATAGCATTTTGTAGCGATGCAGCGCGTGCATCACATCTCGTGGCAACTCCAGCATCAGTCAAAAATAGGATAGGATAGGTAGGCTGTTTAAGTGACAACATAATACAGACATTTGGttgaaaagaagaaaatatGATATCACGACCTTTAGCATTTTCGAATACAACTTCAAGAACAGTATCAACCCAGTGGTTTAACTCCACATTTATTGGACTTACTTCTTCCTCCTCAGCTTCATCGACCATTGGATACTTGCACTCAATATTGAAACCGACGTTTTTTGGTATTTTCTTGAAAAGTTCATGCAAAGTAACAAAACTCGAAGCGATGGCATGTCCTCTAGTGTTGGCCTTGAAAGCATGCTTCTTGAAGGTTTTTGTTAGTCGCATCCTATCATGAAAGACTTCTCCAAGATCACGCGTTGGCTCTTCCGTACCACGCATCATGGCAGATCTCTTCAGTGCTTCAGATGAACCATCACCAATCGATAGCCTGCGGCGGTTTGCGGGAGTGCTGTTCGTGTTGCCAGTACCTGGAGCATCCTTACGAGATAACAGAGAAGAGTCTCTTCCCATAGAGTTCAAATCCATGAACTGCTCTAACGTTAATTCATGCATTGGAATATCAACACCTGATTCAGCAACCAAAAAGTCATGGTAAACAACAGGTATATCATCCTTTGTGAGCTGAACGTCAAACTCCACATATGAAGCACCAAGCGATGCTGCAGCAATAAAAGACTCAACAGTGTTTTCACCTAACTGTAGAGACTTTTCGGAGTTCATATTTTTACCTAGACCACGGTGACCTATGACACGGGTGGAAACAAGAGATTTCCAGTACGTATCTCCAGCTTCTGATGATACATTATCATGAAAGAATGGATTAACAATTAAGAAGTCAAAACGAAGAACTCCCAATACATCCATTGATTCACCGCCAATGATGGGGATTGAGACTTCCTCGGAAATCGGTCTTCTGTTAACACCATACATTTTCGGTTTAGAGTCCAAAAATGCCACCGCTCTGCCGAGTATCTTTTTCTTAGGAGATTGGCGAGAATTACTTCCATCACCCGGAGTGATATCGTCTAGATAATCGGTATCTTTTCTATCATCGTGTTGATATGGACCATCATCTAGGTAAGATGTTACATTAGTACCTCTACCTCCCTCGTTAGCTCTACTGTATAAGTTAACCGACGAGTCTCCATATGTTGGTATAATATCAAAATATATTGTGTAGGTAGTAGAGCCGGGTCTATAAGGAACTTTAAAGTTAATTGGTTCCTTGCTATCGTCAAGTGGTAGGTCAACCACTACTGGTTGCTGGTCCAAATCCTCTGGACATGATATTTCCAAAGATAATGCAGTATCTAGTTCGGTTGATGGTGCATTAGAAAGAGGAACCGTGTTTAGAGAAACAGGTGGATCCTTTACCCTATTATCATTAGTTGCCATCGTAATCAATATGAAAGATTCGTTTTTCTGTAAGTAGTTATGACCAAAGGACTTCACAGACTTGACGGAAATGTTCTCTTTTGAAGGCACTTTTGTGGTATTCAAATGCTTCTTTATTACTCTCTTGTTATTCGAATGATTGGACTCCGGAACCTTATCAACAGTCGATGTTGACGATTTAGCAGACTTGTAAGGAATACTAGCGGTACTGGATGAGGCACATGACTCTCTATCATCAGAAGAAGTTCCATTTTCTGATCTGCAAATCGATTTTGACCTAGGGGCCCGTTCGTCTGTTTTCGTAAAGTTATTCCAATTACTTGCGAATTTGGGGTGCGTAACGGTTTCACTATCGGTAACCCTGACCATTTCCGCAATAGCCAGGTGACCACGTAGTGCAGCATGCTCCATAGGAGTCCAGCCGCTTTCATCAAATAGTTCATACTTGGCGGAATGAGAAATAAGCAATTGGACAATATCAGTATAACCTTCCACCACAGCAGCAAAGATTGGTGTCCATCCAAAAAGTTTTTCACTAATCTCCATGTTAGCTCCTTTCTCAATCAAGTACTTCGCAGCATCATATAGGCCCAACTTACAAGCCACATATAACGCGGTCTCTGAATTATCAGGATCCTTATAATCAATATCAAAACCCTTCGCTGATAAAAGGGACTCAAGCAATTGAGTCGAGTTTAGCCGCGTAGCTAAGTGCAACAACCTAGGAGTGGTCAATGTCACTCCAGGGTTCAAATATGATAACATTTTCTTGATCGTTTGAGGGTGTGTCCCAATAACGGCAAGATGCAAAGGTGTTAGTTGCTCAGAATCACCCCATATCTCAATATCATCAATTGAGATATTTGGATCCCATACATCCCACTCTTTTAGAAAGGAAATAATTACTCCTGTAACTTCGACTAGCCCATATTGAGCTGCATAATGTAAAGGAGTCCTCTTATAGTTGTCTTTTTGCAGTAGGTAAGTCCTCAAATGCACTGGTAGTTTTCCGAGGACATAAGCCAAAGACTCGGGCCAGTCTTTAGAATTAATACCATCCGGACCAAACGCACCAACCAACCTCAAATGAGAAGCAGGAGAAATGGCAGCCTCGAGGTCCAAAGAATCCGACAACAAAACATTCAAGTCATTATTGTTGCTCAGCACATTTTTGTCCTTCCGGCCCAATGCAATAACATGATGGTGAAAAAAGTTACGTGAACTAATATCGGAAGGATCTCCCAGCGTAGGAATACACCCCAATAACTCATCAATACAACGGAAAGACTTCAGCAACGCTGCCTTGTTTAACAGTGCAACACCTACTCTCGTGGGTATATAATCAGTAGACTGATAAACAGATATTAGCTCATTCACTAAGCCAACACCATCATCAACCTCAATTAACTGCGACACAACATCAACCGGCGAAGAACCTCTTCTAGGAACAATAGAGTTTTCACCATTTCCCTTACCGCCTTGTGCCCCCTTCCGATGAGGTGAAATGCTGTTTAATATCTCATTTATTAAGCTCAAATGAGAAACAATATCACTGTCATTTGAAAAACTTAAAGGCGTGATTCTAGCCTTTAAGTAAGAATGCTGCTGCTTAGTTCCTACCTTCTTATCgagcttcttcaaaatcttGGTAAAGGCACGTCTGTTCAATTCTCCATACCATTTGAGGTTACGAAACTGAGATCTAAGTTCAATCAATATGCTTATTATTTCCGCAATATCCTCTGAAATAGCCGCTGAGCTGGATGGAATCATATCCGATACAGAAAAACCCGTCGTGCTTCTGTTATTATTGGACATTCCATTACGTCCATAGTGATGCTGTGCGTTTTTGGATATCTTCAAATTATTAGGAAGACCTAAACGATTATCATTACGAAGTGAAGAATGCTGGGAAGAAATCTCGGTAAATTGGGCACTAGATAGCAACTTACGCAGTCTGCGATCACATTCCAAAAACTGCGAGTTGTAAAAACTATCAACCTTTTCAATATCCTTGTCTAAAGCAAAGAAAAATGATGCAAGTAGCTTCTTAACGTCGGTGTTATTCAAGTAAATATCACCAGAGTTCCAGCCACTTCcttttttctttggaaCTGAACCACTTTGATTGGAATTGGCAGTTTTATTCTCTTCCTCATATATGGAAGCTTGAATTGTGGTAATTTGTTTGATTGTCTTTTTTAAACCTTTATAATTGACGTATTTGTGAGACCATTCAGGGACTTGGTGATTTGGGAAAGTTTTACCAAACTTCATAGCTCATAAATTGCTATGGTGGCGAGTGGGATGCTGTGTTATTCAAAGGTTGGTTCCGGAGGCGTTATACTTTATGAATGCCGAGCTATTAAATCCCCCTATCAAGCTAGAGTTCATAAATGACATTTTATAAAAAATTCTTTAATCACATGACTGATTAAGGGAGGAAATAGAAACCCGTGGTGAGCACGACAGTCATGGCAATAAAAGCAATCATCAACGTGCGTGCGTGCGTGCTACACCTTGGTACAGAATGTGTTTTTAGCCCCAAAAGCCGCAAAGGGACGCGGCTACGGTAAATTAGGAAATGTTAGGAAACGCTAGCATAGCCCAATTGTATACTTTATTTGTGCAACGAACTACATTGGTTAATGACACCCATGAAGAGATCGCAGCTAGATAATGCTGCACAAGATGCTCTTTTAACAGCAAGTATGCAAGCGTACGCCTTAAGATCCTATTTAATCACATATTCCAGTTATTAAGCATTAAAATCATTAGGAAGAGTACTTGTACCGTCCTCAGTAGCTTGGACATAATTGGTCGGATTTGACCAGGTCGTTAATTTGATTGACGGACAGCGACATGAAGTGCAAAACTTCAAGACCTATCCATACCTTTATCATGGACCATTGGTCGTTAGCAGAGAAGGCTTGATTTTCCCTTCTTAGACCATATTCACGTAATAGTGGAAGAGAGCTTTAAGTTTATATGTTAGTAACGATTCGCAATGAATGGAGCCCATAGACAATGCGCCACCATGTAATAAGACAAAAAAAATACGAACCTTGCAAAAAGATCTAACTCTGGGTCAAGCTGGCGACCTATTCCTTCTAAGAGCATAATAGCTACTACCACAGATACAAAATCACCCTCCATTTTTACGTGGTGCGTACGCACCATAGTTAGAACTTGGTGAAGAAGATCCCCAATTGAAACGGACCCTAATGTGAATGCACTCTGTTTAACCTTTTTCACCAAGTGTTCAACCTTTGTACTGAATACCTCTTTTTCAATAGCAGTTTCTGGAGTCCGCGATCTTTCTATCATTAACTCACCGGCTCTGTAGCCGTCAAATCGCGCCAATGCATTGAATAATGCCATGAAATTTACCCTGTTTCGCTCATTGAGCTCTGTAACCAAACCTACATCGATGATACACAACTGTGGAGTATATTCAGTTAGTACTTGACTCAAAGTTTCAACAAATTTTGGATCGTTGTTTTTGTACATCATTCTTAGCTTATCGACAACCTGGAATGTCTCACTCTCAGAGGATAGAACCTTCGTCTTCTTTTTGTCCGTTTTAACAAATCGTATAAACACATTACCAGCATGCAGGTCTGAGTGAATAAAGTTATCAAGGATCATCATTTGAAGAAACAAGTGAGTAAAGGGATCACTAACAGACTTTGATAATTCTTGATCAAGGTCATTTTTTACCCTAAGAAATGTCTCCATAGAGAGTGCATGCACATACTCCTCAAACAAGACCCTCCTAGATGTTAGTTCAAAAAATCCTCGCGGGAATTTGGTATCAATGCTCTTCGCAAAATGCTTATTAAACTTTTCTAGGTTGTGACACTCAATCCGCAAATCAAGCTGCATTTTCATGAGAATGGAGAACTGCTCAACTTCTTCAGGTAGGGATAGCCACTCCATATGAGGTAAAGCGTTTATCGCTCGAGCGAAAAAAGTCATGATCTTCAAATCCCTGCTGATCTCCTTTGGAGCATTTGGGTGAACAACTTTGACAGCACACCATCTATTACCTTCTGGGCCTAAGTCGAGGTTCCTTTCCGCGATAAGTTTCTCCTTTACCTTACCCACATAAACCTGTGCAATAGCGCCACAACCAATTGGATCCTCAAcaaattcttcaaaaaCATCATCAAAGGAATCAACTCCCAGTGACTCAACAATCTGCTTTTTAGTATATGACAAGGCGTGTGGCTTCGCGTTGCTATGAAGATTTCCTAGTTCAAGACATAGACCCTCCGGGAATATGTCGGTACGAGCCCCTGCCCACTGGCCCAGCTTGGTAAAACTTGGACCCGCAAGTTCTAATGCCTTCCTAAACAAGCGATACCAGAGGAGCGAACCTGAAGTGCTTTTCACGCTTAATCCCGTTCGT
This genomic window contains:
- the GDE1 gene encoding glycerophosphocholine phosphodiesterase (Syntenic homolog of Ashbya gossypii AGR223W; Syntenic homolog of Saccharomyces cerevisiae YPL110C (GDE1)) — encoded protein: MKFGKTFPNHQVPEWSHKYVNYKGLKKTIKQITTIQASIYEEENKTANSNQSGSVPKKKGSGWNSGDIYLNNTDVKKLLASFFFALDKDIEKVDSFYNSQFLECDRRLRKLLSSAQFTEISSQHSSLRNDNRLGLPNNLKISKNAQHHYGRNGMSNNNRSTTGFSVSDMIPSSSAAISEDIAEIISILIELRSQFRNLKWYGELNRRAFTKILKKLDKKVGTKQQHSYLKARITPLSFSNDSDIVSHLSLINEILNSISPHRKGAQGGKGNGENSIVPRRGSSPVDVVSQLIEVDDGVGLVNELISVYQSTDYIPTRVGVALLNKAALLKSFRCIDELLGCIPTLGDPSDISSRNFFHHHVIALGRKDKNVLSNNNDLNVLLSDSLDLEAAISPASHLRLVGAFGPDGINSKDWPESLAYVLGKLPVHLRTYLLQKDNYKRTPLHYAAQYGLVEVTGVIISFLKEWDVWDPNISIDDIEIWGDSEQLTPLHLAVIGTHPQTIKKMLSYLNPGVTLTTPRLLHLATRLNSTQLLESLLSAKGFDIDYKDPDNSETALYVACKLGLYDAAKYLIEKGANMEISEKLFGWTPIFAAVVEGYTDIVQLLISHSAKYELFDESGWTPMEHAALRGHLAIAEMVRVTDSETVTHPKFASNWNNFTKTDERAPRSKSICRSENGTSSDDRESCASSSTASIPYKSAKSSTSTVDKVPESNHSNNKRVIKKHLNTTKVPSKENISVKSVKSFGHNYLQKNESFILITMATNDNRVKDPPVSLNTVPLSNAPSTELDTALSLEISCPEDLDQQPVVVDLPLDDSKEPINFKVPYRPGSTTYTIYFDIIPTYGDSSVNLYSRANEGGRGTNVTSYLDDGPYQHDDRKDTDYLDDITPGDGSNSRQSPKKKILGRAVAFLDSKPKMYGVNRRPISEEVSIPIIGGESMDVLGVLRFDFLIVNPFFHDNVSSEAGDTYWKSLVSTRVIGHRGLGKNMNSEKSLQLGENTVESFIAAASLGASYVEFDVQLTKDDIPVVYHDFLVAESGVDIPMHELTLEQFMDLNSMGRDSSLLSRKDAPGTGNTNSTPANRRRLSIGDGSSEALKRSAMMRGTEEPTRDLGEVFHDRMRLTKTFKKHAFKANTRGHAIASSFVTLHELFKKIPKNVGFNIECKYPMVDEAEEEEVSPINVELNHWVDTVLEVVFENAKGRDIIFSSFQPNVCIMLSLKQPTYPILFLTDAGVATRCDARAASLQNAILFAHRWDLLGIVSAAAPIKIAPRLAQIVKSNGLVCVTYGAENNDPETARIQMDAGVDAVIVDSVLAVRRGLTRNAETTENVKAEE
- a CDS encoding HCL519Wp (Syntenic homolog of Ashbya gossypii AGR224C; Syntenic homolog of Ashbya gossypii NOHBY744; No homolog in Saccharomyces cerevisiae; Syntenic homolog of Kluyveromyces lactis KLLA0F00682g), which gives rise to MHSIVVSNIPLAVSNVTVMKFLQLHGLVVEHIQAFPDDYHHVNEVAQTKSLQIFTPREEGKHLISDLLSQQLSTEKMLELEELPRRAGGSAGSSERGLLGGKRLSVTIL
- the CQD1 gene encoding Cqd1p (Syntenic homolog of Ashbya gossypii AGR222W; Syntenic homolog of Saccharomyces cerevisiae YPL109C; 1-intron in Ashbya gossypii) — its product is MYSSFRFARLPRLATKVRYRSPAARYLLITTSIAIAGAKTSTLYNDTLKCDKTGDTFEMGLYITSTKELETARNGLLHEESVSKSTIKRFLVKAYYRLRDNIIEPIHTVLRFFKLSMIFLPLLVAYPITYFGHTVTISRTGLSVKSTSGSLLWYRLFRKALELAGPSFTKLGQWAGARTDIFPEGLCLELGNLHSNAKPHALSYTKKQIVESLGVDSFDDVFEEFVEDPIGCGAIAQVYVGKVKEKLIAERNLDLGPEGNRWCAVKVVHPNAPKEISRDLKIMTFFARAINALPHMEWLSLPEEVEQFSILMKMQLDLRIECHNLEKFNKHFAKSIDTKFPRGFFELTSRRVLFEEYVHALSMETFLRVKNDLDQELSKSVSDPFTHLFLQMMILDNFIHSDLHAGNVFIRFVKTDKKKTKVLSSESETFQVVDKLRMMYKNNDPKFVETLSQVLTEYTPQLCIIDVGLVTELNERNRVNFMALFNALARFDGYRAGELMIERSRTPETAIEKEVFSTKVEHLVKKVKQSAFTLGSVSIGDLLHQVLTMVRTHHVKMEGDFVSVVVAIMLLEGIGRQLDPELDLFASSLPLLREYGLRRENQAFSANDQWSMIKVWIGLEVLHFMSLSVNQINDLVKSDQLCPSY